TACATAACTCGGCGATGATATTCTGTGCTGAGCCCGCTTGCATTGTACCAATCGTCAATACTGCGGGACGCAAGGGATCCACCGAGCGACTGACAACCGTCTGCAATTGCATCACAAGGGCTGAACCAGCCACGAGGCTGTCCACCGTGGATTGCGGCATGCCGCCATGTCCACCTTTTCCTTTGATCTCAATATAAAAGTCATCTGCCGCTGCCATCATCGGCCCCGGAGTACTCGCTGCCACGCCTACAGGAAGCGGGGTCCACAGATGAATTCCATAGATGACATCTACCCCTTCCAGTCCGCCGTCTGCTATGACATTGAGCGCACCACCTGGTAGCAACTCTTCTGCAGGTTGGAACAAAAAGCGAATCTCACCCTTGATCTCATGTTTATGGCGACTGAAATACAGTGCCGTGCCTAGCAAAATGGATATGTGACCATCATGACCACAGGCATGCATAGCTCCTGCTTGTTGTGATGCATATTCAACGTCCTTCTCGTCCTGAATCGGAAGTGCATCCATATCTGCACGAAGCATTACGACAGGCCCTGGCTTGTCCCCACGAAGGGTACCTATAACTCCGTGTCCACCAACGTGTCGTCTCACTTCAACACCAAAGCTCTCCAGCATACCCGCTACAAAAGAGGATGTCTTCTCCTCATGAAAGGAAACCTCAGGATTCCGATGAAGATGACGACGCCATTCTACCATGTGGATTTGCAGGTCATTCCACCATATATTATTTGTCATGTCTCTCCATCCTTTCGCTCTCTATACGGGACTTTCATCAAGCCCGAACCTTCCTCTTGAAACCTATTGCTGTATATTGTAGCAGAATTGGAAGAAAACCGATACGAATGACCGCTTGAAAGCTTGCACGGGAAGGGGAAACATACTATCATAAACTAGAGAAAAGAACGAGATTTATACTCTCGGAAGCTTATGAGGAGGATCAGACGCTTATGATTTTTGAGAATACAGGCTTGGATGGCTTGAAGAGCGACTTGGCATACCTGGATGAGAGCGCCGAGAAAGTCGGATTTGTCCGGTGGCAATGGGAATATTATCGTGCTACATATGACTACAAAATTGAAGATGAACAAACCAAATCGGAATACTTTGTACGTATTAATACCCGTGCGATAGATGGCAAACTCGAAAAACCGGATACGCTTCTCGCAGTTGAAGCTATTTATCTTGGAAAAGCAACCTTTCCGCATGGTCTGGATTATGACTCTACCGTACCACAGCCAGTCGTGAAGCTGGCG
This window of the Paenibacillus marchantiae genome carries:
- a CDS encoding YugN family protein, which gives rise to MIFENTGLDGLKSDLAYLDESAEKVGFVRWQWEYYRATYDYKIEDEQTKSEYFVRINTRAIDGKLEKPDTLLAVEAIYLGKATFPHGLDYDSTVPQPVVKLAAQKLQQLKELLEA
- a CDS encoding M20 family metallopeptidase, which codes for MTNNIWWNDLQIHMVEWRRHLHRNPEVSFHEEKTSSFVAGMLESFGVEVRRHVGGHGVIGTLRGDKPGPVVMLRADMDALPIQDEKDVEYASQQAGAMHACGHDGHISILLGTALYFSRHKHEIKGEIRFLFQPAEELLPGGALNVIADGGLEGVDVIYGIHLWTPLPVGVAASTPGPMMAAADDFYIEIKGKGGHGGMPQSTVDSLVAGSALVMQLQTVVSRSVDPLRPAVLTIGTMQAGSAQNIIAELCKMTGTVRTFDEETRSIMKERVHTIVAQTGEIYGAETKLNYIMGYPPVVNDEQETARFFKEAVDVFGEEHVQKSPMLMPAEDFTYYLQQIPGCFMFVGAGNPEKNAIYPHHHPKFDFDEDAMQNAVKLFIAMAKGYTAE